The Myxococcales bacterium genome contains the following window.
GCGCCACCGAGTCGCGCACCGCCTTGCTGGGCGCCACGCCCACGCCGACCGGCGACAGATCCAGGACCGACAGCGGGATCGACATCGCCGCCACCATGGCCCGCGGCGGGCGCCGCGTCGAGCGGCCCGCCGGTGTGGCGATCCTCGCGGCGCGCAGGATCGTGCGCGCGGCCGATTGGCACCGCGGGCGACCGGCGCCACGCTAGGCCATGTCCGAACCTGCGTTGCTGGTCACCGGCGCCTCCGGCCACCTGGGGCGTCGCGTGCTCGAGATCCTGCTCGACGTGCCCGGCGAGCGCACGCTGATCGCCGCCACCCGCACGCCGGCCCGGCTGGCCGACCTGGCCGCGCGTGGCGTCGACGTGCGCGCGGCCGACTTCGACGACGCGGCCGGCCTCGACGCCGCGTTCGCCGGGGTCGGGCGCGCGCTGCTGATCAGCACCGACGCCGTCGATCCGCCCGGCCGCCGCGCCGCCCAGCACGCCGCCGCGGTGCGCGCGCTCGGTCAGGCCGGCGCCCAGCACGTGGTCTACACCTCGGCGGTCGACGCGCCGACCGCGGGCGACGTCACCGCCGACCACCGGGCCACCGAGACCGCCCTGCAGGCCTCCGACCTCGACTTCACGGTCCTGCGCAACAACCTGTACGCCGAGCTCGTGCTCGGCGCGCTGCCCGCTGCGGTCGCGACCGGCGAGCTGGTCGACGCCCGCGGCGACGGCGCGGTGGCGTGGATCAGCCGCGACGACTGCGCCCGGGTCGCGGCCGCGATGCTGCTCGAGGCCGGGCTCGGCCGGCGCCTCGTGCAGGTCGCCGGGCCGGTCGCGTACACCAGCCGCGACGTCGCCGCGCTGATCGCCGAGGTGAGCGGCCGGCCGGTGGCGCACCGCGCGGTCACGCTCGATGAGCGCGTCGCCGGCCTGATCGCGGTCGGCGTGCCCGCACCGGCGGCGCGGACCTACGCCGCCTTCGACGCCGCGATCGCGGCCGGCGAGCTCGCGCGGACCTCGACCGCGGTCGAGCGGCTGACCGGCACGCCGGCCCGTCCGCTGCGCGAGGTCCTCGCGGCGCACCTGCCGCCAGCGTAGGCGATCGGGACCACGTCGTCGGCACCGCGCCAGGCCGCGATGGTAGATCGATCGCCACCATGCGCACCGCCCTCGCCCTGACGCTCGCCCTCGTGCTCGCCCCCGCGTGCGCGGCGCGCTCCACGCCGGCCGCCGCCCCGCCGCCGGCCGCCGCCCCGACGTCGGCCGCCGCCCCGACGTCGGCCGCCGCCCCGACGTCGGCCGCCGCCCCCGCGGCCGGCTACGACGAGGCCCTGGCCCAGCGGCTCGGCGCGGACGAGCTGGGCATGAAGGCGTACGTCATCGCGTTCCTCAAGCCGGGGCCGAACCGGGACCAGCCGCCCGACGAGGCCAAGGCGCTCATGACGGCGCACCTGGCCAACATCGAGCGGATGGCCAACGAGGGCGCGCTGGTGCTGGCCGGGCCGTTCCTCGACGACGGCGCCTACGCCGGCATCTACGTGTTCGCGGTCACGACCGTCGAGGAGGCCGCGGCGCTGACCGCGACCGATCCGGCGATCAAGGCCGGCCGCCTCGAGATGGAGCTGCACCCGTGGTACGGCTCGGCGGCGCTCGGCGAGCTGACGGCGCTCCACCGCCGGATCCAGCGCCGGCGCATCACCGACCCGCGATAGCGTGCGACCGCGTCGCCGCGGGCGCGCCCGAGCGCCAGGCTCAGGGCGCGGTCGTCGCGACGGTCGCCGCGCTGGCGCGCCCGGCCTCGAGCACGCGCTTGAGCGACCCGAGCGCCATGCGCATCTGGCGGCGCGCGGTCCGCCAGACCACCGGCATGAGGCCCTTGAGCAGGCCGTGCGCGTGCAGCTCGATGCGGACGTCGAGCCGGCAGCCGTCCGGGACCGGCGTGATCGCCCACTCGACGCGCGTGTCGGCGAGGTCACCATCGAGCGCCACGTCGACCCAGCGCCGCCGGGCCTCGTCCATCGCGACGATCTCGATGGTGAACCGCTCCTGGGCGATCGGCGTGCGCCGCAGCTTGTGGACGCGGGTGCCGACCACCGCCGGGCCGGGCGGCTCGGACCGCGCCTCGAGCACGAAGTCTTCCCACGCCGCCTGGTTGTCGTACACGCGCAGGTAGCCGAACACCTCATCGGCGGGCCGACGGATGATCACGCTGCCGCTCGTTTCGCGCATGTCGGTCGCGCCAGCATACCCGAGCGCGATCCGGTTCGGGGCGCGCCGCGCCGGGACGTGTCGACCACGCGCCGCCGCGCCGCTCGGGCCGTCGGCCGATCCCGCGCCTGATAGCAAATGGTTATCAAAGTCATCGCGGATGACCGATATCAGTAGTCAGTGCGACCGTGCAGCATGTCGGGTAGAGCTGTCCGCGGCCGCTGGGCGGCGGTCTACGCCCAGTCCGACGGCAAGGAGCGCTTCGTCCGCGACTTCGTCAAGGCCTGGGCCAAGGTGACCAACCTCGATCGCTTCGACCTGCGCCGCTGACCGCGGCGGGTCAGTACAGCGGCTCGAGCTGGTCGGCCATGGGCTGGCCAGCTTCGTCGACGATCAGATCGTCGCGCCGCGTCGACGCCCGGCCGGCAGCGCGGCCTCGGCGGGCGTGAGGGCGGTGGTGGTGTCGGTGCCGAACCGTGCGTCGAAGCCGCTGTCGGCGGCGCGGGCCGCGGCGTCGGTCGAGTAGGCGAGCAGGCGGCTGGCGATGCGGCGCGGGCCGATCGCGCCCCACGAGTATGCGACGAGCGACCACAGGTGACGGAGGTGACGCATGGGCATGGTGGGCTCCTTCGATCCTCACCGTGCGGCCAGCGGGCGTCGCCTCGCCGCGGCGTGGGCGTGAGGCGCGCGTGAGCCCGCGGGGGCGCGGGCCCCATCGCCGCCGCCGCGGTATCATCGCCGCATGCGCCTCGCCCTCGTGATCGCCGCGCTGCTCGTGGCCGCGCCGCTGGCCGCCGATCCGCACCCGATGTCCAGCCGCGCGACGCCCGCGCCGACCACCGACGCGCAGGTGGCGATGACCGCTGAGACGCTGGCGATCGCCATCGACCAGCGCGCCGCGTCGGTCAAGGCCACCGTGACGCTGGCCAACCAGGGGCCCCGCGGCCAGGCTCCTGGTCGGGTTCCCGTGCGCGGTCGGTGACGACGCCGGCGCCATCGACGTGCCGTGCAAGATCCCGCTGACCGTGACCGTCGGCGGCAAGCGGGTGAAGGTGACCAAGCGGAAGACCAGCGCGACCGTGCGGCACTGGACCTGGCCGATCAAGCTGGCCGCGGGCGCCTCGGTCGACGTGGTCGTCAGCTACCGCGCGCCGCTGGTGAACGACCGCTACCGTGTGCCGGCCTACGGCATGGGCCTGTTCACCTACCGCCTGACCACCGGGGCGCGCTGGGCCGGACCGATCGGCACGCTGCGCATCACCGTCGATCACATGCACGACGCGCTCCTGTTCGTCGCGCCTGCTGGCGGGACGCGGACGCCGGGGCGCATCACCTGGCAGCTCGACGGGGTCGAGCCGACCGAGGAGGTCATCCTGATCCCGCACCCGATGGCCGGCAACCGGCTCGCGCAGCAGCTGGGGGGCAAGACCGCCGCCGAGGCCGGGGCGCGCATCGCGGCCGGCGACTACGCGCGGGCCGACGTCGAGGCGGCGATCGCCGCGCTGCGCGACAGCGACCGCGAGCTCGACGACTGGCTGCCGACCATCACCTCGGTCGCCGGCCTCGCGACGCCGCCCAAGGACCGCGCGCGCGCGACGATCGCCGCGTCGATCGCGGTGCTCGAGCAGCTGGCCGCCGGCGCGAAGCGGTAGCGCGCGGAGCGCGGGCCGCGGCGGGCCGCGGTCCGACGCCTCGGCGGCGCCTGGGCGAGGCGCTCCCGGCACCGCGAGCGGCCGCGCGTCAGGCCCGGCGCGGACCGCGCGGCGCCGACGCGATATGCTGCCGGCGATGTCGACGCGCCCGATCGCTCTCGTCGCGCTCGCGCTGGGCGGCCTCGGGTGCGACGCGCCGACCGGCGCGCCCCCGGACGCGCCGTGCGCGCCGACGCCGCCGACCGCGCGCGGGTTCTACGGCGTCCACGAGAGCTGCGGCGCGTGGACGCTGGTGACGCCCGACGGCGCGCCGTTCAGGAGCGTGGGCGTGAACTCGGCGACGCCGTACGGCACGCGCACCAGGTGACCGGCGCCTACGCCTACCGCGACGCCGTGCTCGCGCGCTGCGGCAGCGACGCGGCCTGGGGCAGGCGACCGGCGCCGCCTGCGCGGCTGGGCTTCAACACCGCCGGCGGCTGGAGCCACGGGCGCGCTGCTCGCCGACGATCTGGCGGTGACCGCGGTCTTGTACCTGAGCGGCAGCGACTGGCAGACCGGGACCATCGTCGACTGGTTCGCGCCGGCCTGGGAGGCCTCCGTCCAGGCGCGCGTCGACGAGGTCGTGACGCCGTGGCTCCACGATCCGCGCGTGCTCGGCTGGTTCCTCGACAACGAGATGAAGTGGGGCCCCGACTGGCGCGGCGCGGACTCGCTGCTGGCGCGCTACCTCGCGATGGACGCCGCGGCGCCGGGCAAGGCCGCGGCGGTCGACGCGCTGCTCGAGGTCGCGCCGGACGCCGGGCCGCGCGACGAACTGCTCGGCCGGACGGTCTGGCCGACGGTGCCCGAGGCCGCGGTCACGCGCTTCCTCGAGCGCGCCGCCGAGCGGTACTTCGCGACCGCGACCGCGATCGTGCGGGCCAAGGACCCCGACCACCTGATCCTGGGCAACCGCGACGTCTCGGTGATGACCCGCGCCGAGGTGTGGCAGGCCGCCGCGCGTCACGTCGACGTGCTCTCGGTCAACTACTACACGTACCAGGACGGCATCGCCGGGCTGGCGCTGTCGCTGTCGCACGGGGTCGATCCGACCGGCTGGCTGCGCGCGCAGCACGAGCTCACCGGCAAGCCGCTGCTCATCAGCGAGTTCGGCTTCCGCGCGGCGGACGCCGGGCTCCCCAACTCGCAGCCGCCGGTGTACCCGACGCTCGCGACCCAGGCCGACCGGGCCGACGCCTACGACGCCTACGTCAGCGGCGCCCGCGGCGCGCCGTGGATCGTCGGCACGCACTGGTTCGAGTACACCGATCAGCCGGCCGCGGGACGCTTCGACGGCGAGAACAACAACTGGGGCATCGTCGACGAGGCCGACGACCCGTACCCGGCGCTGGTCGAGCGCATGACCGCGGTCAACGCCCGCTGACCGGCGGCCATGGACGATCGCCGCTCACGGCGCGAACGCGGCCCGCGCGATGCAGCCGGCGGCGGCGACGGGATCGCAGCCGTTGAGGCCGGCGCCCCACGCTGCGTTGGCCTCGACTACCACCCAGCCGCGATCGGTCGTGTCGCCCACGTCGATCACGCAGGTCGCGGGCACGGCCGGGTCGCCGGCGACCTCGAGCGCCAGCGCGGTCGCCGCGGCCAGGTCGCCGGCGCCCTCGTAGCAGGCGATCGTGGTGACCGCGCCGTCACACACCCAGGCGCGGGCCTCGGCCGTGAACGTCACCACGTCGGACACGAGCACCGCCTCGGCGCCGTCGAGGCCGTGCGCCGCCGCGGCCAGGTCGTCGGCCGACCGGTAGACCCGCGACCGGAACAGCTTCGGCACGACCGACTTGACGAAGCACGGGTACGACAGCGTCGGCGCCGCCGCGATCGGGCACAGCCGCACCGCGCGGCCCAGGAGCCGGCGCGGCAGGCGGACCAGCAGATCGTCGGGTGGGGACACCAGCGTCAGGCCCAGCCGCTGCGCGACGACGTGCGCGAACGCCTCGGCGCCGTACACCCGCGCGCGGGCGATCGGCTCGACCCGCCAGAACTGCGCGACGCGCTCGACCGCGCCGCCGGCCGCGCTCCACGCCGCCGCGACCGCGTCGCGTTCCGGATCGGCGCGGTCGCTGAGCACAAGGGTCAGGCCGTGCAGGTCGAGCGACACCGTCGGAGTCTAGATCATGCTTGCGCGCCCGGTTCCAGGATAGCTGGGCATGGCGCGGGTGCATCAACCGGCATCGACGGCTTGAGTCCGGGGCGCACCCGCGTCGTAGGACCGCGCGGCCCTCGCCGTGGGCCCGCGCGGCGGCGTATCCTCCGCGCGTGCATCGCCGCGGGCCGCGAGCCTGACATGGAGGAGCTCCTGCGCTGGCTCGACAGCGCGGCCGTGGTGATCGCCGGGGCGCCGGTCTCCTGGGCCGAGGTGCTCGGCGACGTGTCGGGGCTGGCGTGCGTCGCGCTGGTCGCGCGGCAGCACGTGTGGAACTGGCCGCTGGGGCTCATCAACAACGTGTTCTGGGCGCTCTTGTTCTGGCGCGCCAAGCTCTACAGCGACAGCTCGCTGCAGGGGATCTTCTTCGCGCTCGGGTGCTACGGGTGGTGGCGGTGGCGCCCGGGCGCCGCGGGCGCGGTGCTGCGGGTGCGCCGCACCCAGGCCCGCGAGTGGGGCCTGCTCGCCGCCGGGGTGGCGGTCGCGACCGCGGCGCTGTCGATCTGGCTGGCGCACGCCACCGACTCGCCGGCGCCGCTGGCCGACGCCAGCGTGCTCACGCTCAGCCTGGCCGCGACCTGGGGCCAGGCCGAGAAGCTCGTCGAGTCGTGGTGGATCTGGATCACGGTCGACGTGATCAGCGTGCCGCTCTACATCAGCCGCGGGCTGTACCCGACCGCCGCGGTCTACGTGATCTTCGGCGCGCTGTGCGTGGTCGGCCTGCGGGCCTGGGCCCGCGCGCTCGCCGCCCAGGCCCGGGCATGAGCGCGCGCCACGGCCTGGTGATCGGCAAGTTCTACCCGCCGCACGCCGGGCACCACCACCTGGTCCGGACGGCGGCGGCCGGCGCGGCGCGCGTGACGGTCGTGGTCATGGCCGCGACCGTCGAGAGCCTGGCGCTCGCCGACCGGGTCGCGTGGCTGCGCGAGGTCCACGCCGCCGACGCCAACGTCACGGTCGTCGGAATTCGCGATGACCACCCGGTC
Protein-coding sequences here:
- a CDS encoding ATP-grasp domain-containing protein, coding for MSLDLHGLTLVLSDRADPERDAVAAAWSAAGGAVERVAQFWRVEPIARARVYGAEAFAHVVAQRLGLTLVSPPDDLLVRLPRRLLGRAVRLCPIAAAPTLSYPCFVKSVVPKLFRSRVYRSADDLAAAAHGLDGAEAVLVSDVVTFTAEARAWVCDGAVTTIACYEGAGDLAAATALALEVAGDPAVPATCVIDVGDTTDRGWVVVEANAAWGAGLNGCDPVAAAGCIARAAFAP
- a CDS encoding nicotinamide mononucleotide transporter, with the protein product MEELLRWLDSAAVVIAGAPVSWAEVLGDVSGLACVALVARQHVWNWPLGLINNVFWALLFWRAKLYSDSSLQGIFFALGCYGWWRWRPGAAGAVLRVRRTQAREWGLLAAGVAVATAALSIWLAHATDSPAPLADASVLTLSLAATWGQAEKLVESWWIWITVDVISVPLYISRGLYPTAAVYVIFGALCVVGLRAWARALAAQARA
- a CDS encoding NAD(P)H-binding protein yields the protein MSEPALLVTGASGHLGRRVLEILLDVPGERTLIAATRTPARLADLAARGVDVRAADFDDAAGLDAAFAGVGRALLISTDAVDPPGRRAAQHAAAVRALGQAGAQHVVYTSAVDAPTAGDVTADHRATETALQASDLDFTVLRNNLYAELVLGALPAAVATGELVDARGDGAVAWISRDDCARVAAAMLLEAGLGRRLVQVAGPVAYTSRDVAALIAEVSGRPVAHRAVTLDERVAGLIAVGVPAPAARTYAAFDAAIAAGELARTSTAVERLTGTPARPLREVLAAHLPPA
- a CDS encoding SRPBCC family protein, whose amino-acid sequence is MRETSGSVIIRRPADEVFGYLRVYDNQAAWEDFVLEARSEPPGPAVVGTRVHKLRRTPIAQERFTIEIVAMDEARRRWVDVALDGDLADTRVEWAITPVPDGCRLDVRIELHAHGLLKGLMPVVWRTARRQMRMALGSLKRVLEAGRASAATVATTAP